The Rhopalosiphum maidis isolate BTI-1 chromosome 2, ASM367621v3, whole genome shotgun sequence genome segment TTTACGGCACCGGGGGCTTTGACTTTTTTAACGACCGGCTTCTTTTTGGCCGCAGCTACCTTCTTCGGTTTTACCTCGGCAACCGGCAGTTTGAAATGTCCAGAAGCGCCGGTGCCCTTGGTCTGAACAACAGTGCCGTTGGCGACGGCGGCTTTCAAAAACTTCCTGATGAACGGCGCCAACTTGGCGGGATCGACTTTGTAGTTGGCAGCCAAGTACTTTTTGATAGCCGGCAAAGAAGAACCTTTCTTCTCCTTGAGTTCCTTGATGGCAGACGTGACCATCACGGAAGTGGTCGGATGAGACGCAGCGGCGGGCTGCTTCTTAGTCTTAGCAGCAGCAGCGGCCTTCTTCTTGGCCGGAGACTTTTTCGCAGCTGGCGATGCAGCCACTGGTGCCGGAGCGGCCAGAACGACGGTTTCTGTCATAGTAGAGCTGATGTCGAACGTAGTAAAGCAACTCGAAATCTTACAGTCGAATATAACATTGAACGACGGAAcggttagaaaatatatatactgtaccGTACCGACTAGTAAACCGTTGTGATTCGCGCCATCGACACGGTTACGGTTGTGCAAACATTTTTCACGATTACTCAGCAAGAAACAGTTGTACGACTCTGGTTTTAAACTTTCCAGAAAGCCAACTAAATTTCAAAAGATCCTATATATCTAAATCGACGCTATCCGGTATCAAAAAACCACCACGGATCGTTATTCCCACGATCCCAACCGGGTTTTCGTAGACCATGTTCGATGGTGTACCGTATGACCGAAACCAATTTAAAACGTTCAAAAACTTCTTAGACACATTCTATACGAGTTTACCAAGACACGAGCGTTTGTAGATTGCAAATCGACCAATTTGCCGATGAACGGTGGCTTTTCAAAATCAAGGATTTTAGGTTACTGTTACGGCACGTTGTCATTCACGTTTCTACCATTGAAGTGTTTACGTTGCAGACTTTACCTATGAATCTAATATTAATCGTattcaccttaaatatttttttaaataatcatagtaTTTCACCGTTTAGGGATTTTGGTCGAAActccattataaataaacacaatttaatttattttctcatcATCCGTGGTATCGTATCTGATACATTGTAGTGGGCCAATCGACAGTCGTTGTGCAGTGATGGTGTAGCCGTgggcttaataaaataagattttgcaaacaattttaaagtgcttatttattgatattattctaagtgttttaataagaaaattagaTTAAGCCGTAGATACTGTTTCGTGATGTCAACCGACGTGTCATTATAAAGTTTGCACGCGTCGTAAACCGACGTCGCACCTTACAccatacacaattatatttttctgttattCATTAGCATTTGACGTGTTGTTGTCGAACCTTGATGATGatatactgtttttatataaatagagtattttattacttattatctatGAAGACAAGAATTGATAGTAGCCGAAACTACCGGAGAACCTAAGATACCATCTAAAGCGGGCAAATATCAAATAACGTAACA includes the following:
- the LOC113554610 gene encoding histone H1A, sperm-like; amino-acid sequence: MTETVVLAAPAPVAASPAAKKSPAKKKAAAAAKTKKQPAAASHPTTSVMVTSAIKELKEKKGSSLPAIKKYLAANYKVDPAKLAPFIRKFLKAAVANGTVVQTKGTGASGHFKLPVAEVKPKKVAAAKKKPVVKKVKAPGAVKRKSTSAKKVKPASGEPAAKKVKKAVAAKPKAAKPKKSPAKPKKPAGAVKPKAKKTPTKKTAAPKKK